One genomic segment of Scomber japonicus isolate fScoJap1 chromosome 23, fScoJap1.pri, whole genome shotgun sequence includes these proteins:
- the LOC128353478 gene encoding zinc finger BED domain-containing protein 4-like codes for MNPSQKLVCNAINWPRTLSVAFRHLANQMQPWTLGPCMRTPGVTKMAEAGGEHARDAEETLVPKTNSTSAIWQYFGFKKEDNLQSQVLCRTCRAVVATSRGNTTNLHHHLLHHHKELHEQFKASQSRAPSSSKATRPSLQQQSIAQSFVRLTPYEKSSKRHIEITEAITHCLAKDMMPTNTVTRPGFLSLVHKLDRRYEVPSRTYFSDVAIPNLYEKCRTTVESELDQVEYFACTTDLWSSRTTEPYISLTVHFLDREFQLKTRCLQTQYFPGEHTGENIAYGLREALTSWHLGEEQLTCVTTDNGANVVKAIELNHWVRLQCFGHRLHLAIENALKDDRRIARATGLCKKMVGHFSHSWKQKTALRRAQQKHNLPEHALVTECPTRWGSKQKMMGRILEQQRALSDVLSADRKTRHLDPSWQDLETSVLAGKEGDTDLTKDIKFKSSYISVEKVQDIKTRVMSEMKDTSQKEGEDSQAKSVNPPIDKRAKPSLGSLLKSNPGPTSTTFDMQMEQAIEAEVNSYLLSPTIDSEADPLTWWKLHHLTYPKLSKLARRYLCIPATSSPSERLFSTSGNVVTCQRACLKPTKVNMLVFLAKNLP; via the exons ATGAACCCATCGCAAAAGCTGGTCTGTAATGCGATAAATTGGCCACGCACACTCAGCGTGGCATTCCGACATTTGGCCAATCAGATGCAGCCCTGGACACTCGGGCCATGCATGCGCACACCTGGAGTGACGAAGATGGCGGAGGCAGGAGGAGAGCATGCGAGGGATGCGGAGGAAACGCTTGTGCCAAAAACAAATAGCACCTCTGCTATTTGGCAGTACTTCGGATTCAAAAAAGAAGACAACCTACAGAGTCAGGTATTGTGCAGGACCTGCAGGGCGGTTGTTGCAACATCCAGAGGTAACACCACCAACCTCCATCACCACCTGCTGCACCACCATAAAGAGCTGCACGAGCAGTTCAAGGCCAGTCAATCGAGAGCGCCTAGCAGCAGTAAAGCAACGCGACCATCACTGCAGCAACAGTCCATTGCTCAGAGTTTTGTGAGACTGACTCCATATGAAAAGTCCTCTAAACGACACATTGAAATAACAGAGGCCATAACCCACTGTTTGGCGAAGGATATGATGCCCACTAACACCGTGACCAGACCCGGATTTCTGAGTCTAGTTCACAAACTCGATCGACGATATGAGGTGCCATCACGGACTTATTTTTCTGATGTTGCTATTCCAAATCTGTATGAAAAGTGCAGGACGACGGTGGAGTCGGAGCTGGACCAGGTCGAGTACTTTGCCTGCACCACAGACCTCTGGTCCAGCCGAACCACAGAGCCCTACATCAGTCTCACTGTACACTTTTTGGACCGGGAATTTCAGCTGAAAACACGGTGTCTCCAGACACAGTATTTTCCAGGAGAACACACCGGCGAGAACATTGCTTATGGGTTACGTGAAGCTTTGACCAGCTGGCATCTCGGAGAGGAGCAACTAACCTGTGTGACCACTGACAACGGAGCAAATGTTGTTAAGGCCATCGAGCTTAACCACTGGGTCAGACTACAGTGTTTTGGGCACCGGCTGCATCTCGCTATCG aaAATGCTCTTAAAGATGACAGGCGCATTGCCCGTGCTACTGGGCTGTGCAAAAAAATGGTGGGACATTTCTCCCACAGTTGGAAGCAGAAGACAGCTCTCAGGAGAGCACAACAGAAGCACAACCTTCCAGAGCATGCCCTTGTCACTGAATGCCCAACCAGGTGGGGctcaaaacagaaaatgatggGGAGGATCTTGGAGCAGCAGCGGGCCTTATCTGATGTCCTCTCAGCAGACCGAAAAACACGGCATCTGGATCCCTCCTGGCAAGACCTGGAG ACATCAGTTCTTGCAGGAAAAGAAGGTGACACAGATTTGACAAAGGATATCAA GTTCAAGAGCAGCTACATCAGTGTCGAGAAGGTCCAAGACATCAAGACCAGGGTGATGTCGGAGATGAAGGATACATCGCAGAAG gAGGGAGAAGATTCTCAGGCCAAAAGTGTAAATCCACCCATCGACAAGAGGGCAAAACCATCACTGGGCAGTTTGCTCAAAAGTAATCCAGGTCCAACCTCCACCACATTCGACATGCAGATGGAGCAAGCTATTGAAGCTGAAGTCAACAGCTACCTACTGTCCCCCACCATTGACAGTGAGGCAGACCCGTTGACTTGGTGGAAACTCCACCACTTGACTTACCCGAAGCTGAGTAAACTAGCTCGGCGGTATCTGTGTATACCTGCCACTAGCTCACCCTCAGAGAGGCTCTTTAGCACATCAGGGAACGTGGTAACATGTCAGCGTGCATGTTTGAAACCTACCAAAGTTAACATGTTGGTGTTCTTGGCTAAGAACTTGCCCTGA